In Bacteroides cellulosilyticus, the genomic stretch TTTTGGTGGAGAATATGGTCCGTACCGTCAGTCCGAGCGCCGCGAAATATACAAGAAGTATGTGAAGGTGTTATTGGAGAATGATAAGGCTTATATTGCTTTTGATACTCCTGAAGAGCTGGATGCGAAACGTGCCGAGATAGCCAATTTCCAATATGATGCTTCTACTCGTATGCAAATGCGTAATTCATTGACACTTTCGAAAGAAGAAGTGGATGCGTTGATCGCTGAAGGTAAGCAGTACGTAGTTCGTTTCAAGATAGAACCCAATGAAGATGTACATGTAAACGACTTGATTCGTGGTGAGGTGATAATCAATTCTTCCATTTTGGACGATAAAGTACTTTATAAATCAGCTGACGAACTGCCGACTTATCATCTTGCCAATATTGTAGATGACCACTTGATGGAAGTTTCCCATGTGATTCGTGGTGAGGAGTGGTTACCTTCTGCACCTCTGCATGTATTGTTGTACCGTGCTTTCGGGTGGGAAGATACAATGCCGGCTTTTGCTCATCTGCCTCTGCTGTTGAAACCGGAAGGTAACGGCAAATTGAGTAAACGTGATGGTGACCGCCTCGGTTTTCCTGTATTCCCGTTGGAATGGCATGATCCCAAAACCGGTGAAATATCTTCCGGATATCGCGAATCGGGATATTTGCCTGAAGCTGTAATTAATTTCCTGGCTTTGCTGGGCTGGAATCCGGGTAATGATCAGGAGTTGATGTCAATGGATGAGTTGATCAAATTGTTCGATTTGAGTCATTGTAGCAAGTCTGGCGCTAAATTTGATTATAAAAAAGGCATCTGGTTCAACCATGAATATATATTGTTGAAGCCTGATGAAGAAATAGCGGAACTTTTTGTTCCGGTTCTGAAAGAACATGGAGTAGAAGTTCCGTTCGAGAAAGTAGTAACGGTGGTAGGCATGATGAAGAATCGTGTAAGCTTCGTGCGGGAACTTTGGGAAGCATCCAGTTTCTTCTTTGTTGCTCCAACGGAATATGATGAGAAAACCGTGAAGAAACGCTGGAAAGAAGATTCGGCTCAGTGTATGACTGAATTGATGGAAGTACTGGCAGGAATTGAAGATTTTGGCATTGAGAATCAGGAAAAGATTGTAATGGACTGGATTGCCGAAAAAGGATATCATACCGGAAACATTATGAATGCTTTCCGCCTGACATTGGTAGGCGAGGGGAAAGGCCCGCATATGTTCGACATCTCTTGGGTGCTGGGCAAAGAAGAGACACTGGCGCGTATGAAGCGTGCAATTGAAGTACTTTCTTAATTCAATAAGTATGCTTTACGACCTTGCGATAGGTATCTATGACCTTTTGGTGCATCTTGCGGCTCCATTTAGCCGCAAGCCCCGTAAAATGATGAAGGGGCATTGGGTAGTGTACGAACTTCTCAGGCAGCAATTGGAAAAAGATGTACGTTATATTTGGTTTCATGCCGCTTCCTTAGGTGAATTTGAACAGGGGCGTCCCCTGATTGAAAAAATTCGTGCCAAATATCCCGATTATGGTATATTGCTGACATTCTTTTCTCCTTCGGGATACGAGGTACGCAAGAATTATCGCGGGGCGGATGTAGTGTGCTACCTACCGTTCGACAAGCCTCGGAATGTGAAGAAATTCCTGGATATAGCCAATCCTTGCATGGCATTCTTCATTAAATATGAGTTCTGGAAGAATTATCTCGATGAATTACATAAGCGTCGTATTCCGGTGTACAGTGTGTCATCTATATTTCGTCGTGGCCAGGTATTC encodes the following:
- the gltX gene encoding glutamate--tRNA ligase, producing the protein MTERRVRVRFAPSPTGALHIGGVRTALYNYLFARQHGGDMIFRIEDTDSNRFVPGAEEYILESFKWLGIPFDEGVSFGGEYGPYRQSERREIYKKYVKVLLENDKAYIAFDTPEELDAKRAEIANFQYDASTRMQMRNSLTLSKEEVDALIAEGKQYVVRFKIEPNEDVHVNDLIRGEVIINSSILDDKVLYKSADELPTYHLANIVDDHLMEVSHVIRGEEWLPSAPLHVLLYRAFGWEDTMPAFAHLPLLLKPEGNGKLSKRDGDRLGFPVFPLEWHDPKTGEISSGYRESGYLPEAVINFLALLGWNPGNDQELMSMDELIKLFDLSHCSKSGAKFDYKKGIWFNHEYILLKPDEEIAELFVPVLKEHGVEVPFEKVVTVVGMMKNRVSFVRELWEASSFFFVAPTEYDEKTVKKRWKEDSAQCMTELMEVLAGIEDFGIENQEKIVMDWIAEKGYHTGNIMNAFRLTLVGEGKGPHMFDISWVLGKEETLARMKRAIEVLS